In Anthocerotibacter panamensis C109, the sequence ATCGAATTTACGCTTGTGGAGCCCACGCCCAACCAAGGGAAAAAACCGTCTCAAGCCAAGCGGCGTTCAGCGGTCACTTCTGTGGCAGCAGGCAAACGTGACCCGAAGCAACCGGTCGCCGAAGGGAGCCCAGCCTCCCGTCCCAGTACTCCAAAGCGTACCCCGCGGCCCCAAGAGCCCAAGCCCGAGCCTAAACCGCGCGAAGAAGCTACCGCCCTACCCAAACCACCTACCCCCGCTGCCACCCAGCCCAAACCTGTAGACGTACCCCCTGATGTCGTCACAACCCCCGCTCCAGCTCCGGTCAGCGTCGCTCCAGAACAACCCCGCCGCACCCGAGCAAGTCAAGCTTTAGGGGATACCCTGGCCTCTAACCCAAGCCCAACACCGCCGGTACGCGCCAGCCGGACCTCCAATGCAGGTTCTCTAGGCTCCCCTTTGAGTGTAGGCTCCAACAACAAACAGGGAACTGGTCCTGGAGGCCGGGGCAACAGTCAGTTGTTTAACCCCGACCGCAGTGGTGAGGGAGATCCAGGCATTGACTCGGCCCAAGATGTGGATTTTGGTCCCTATATGAACCAATTGCAGCGCCGGGTTAAGCGGGCTTGGTTCGCGCCGGAGCAGAGCAATTCCCGGCGGACGGTCCTGCGCTTTACTATTGAGCGCAATGGGCAGGTATCCGAACTAAAAGTCTCCCGCTCTTCCGGCAACGCCACCTCTGACCAAGCTGCTATAGACGCGGTCCGTCGGGCCGCCCCTTTCCCGCCGCTGCCTTCTGCCTACCGGGGGGACGAGATTGAAATCACCTTCACCTTTGATATCAATGTCTTTGGCGGTGAAGCGGACACTGGCAGTTCCCGGCGCGGCTACTGAGTCTGCCTTTCCTCTTTCTAGAGGCAGAATTTTGCGGCGTATAATTAGAGAGGACAAAAGGCAAGAGCGCCCATGAAATTCCTGGAAAAAATTGGCAGCTATGCCAAAGATGTGCTGGACTCCGCAAAGTACCTAGGTCAGGGCTTGGGTCTGGTCTTCGACCACATGCGACGACACAACATCGTCGTGCAGTATCCCTACGAAAAAGTCATCCCCTCCGAACGCTTTCGGGGCCGCATCCACTTCGAGCAACCCAAGTGCATCTCCTGCGAAGTCTGCGTCCGCGTCTGCCCCATCAACTTGCCGGTGGTGGATTGGGAATTCAACAAGGCGACCAAGAAAAAAGAACTTAACTCCTATTCCATCGATTTCGGGGTGTGTATCTTCTGTGGCAACTGCGTCGAATACTGCCCGACCAACTGCCTCTCCATGACCGAGGAGTACGAGCTTTCAGTCTATGACCGCCACGAGTTAAATTTTGATGATGTGGCCTTAGGTCGTCTCCCGGCTCGGGTCTTGGATGACCCGCTGGTTGTCGCCCAAAAAGAATTCGCCTACCTACCTAAAGGCGAGATCAACACCTCCGAGTACACGCAGAAGTTCGGGACAAAGGGCCGTCGAGCAGGCCAACTGCCTTCAGAACGGGTGACCAGCGAGACCCTACCCCCTCAAGAAGGAGCGTGACCTGTGGAACTTGGTGAAGGCGTTCGTCTGATATCCTTTGGAGTCCTGGCTTTGATTGTCCTCGGCGGGGCCTTAGGTGTGGTGTTGGTCCCCAGTATGGTGCATGCGGCGTTCCTGTTGGGCTTTGTTTTTGTAGGCATGGCGGGGATGTATGTGTTGCTCAATGCCGACTTCGTCGCGGCGGCACAGATCCTCATCTACGTGGGCGCGGTGAACGTGCTCCTGCTCTTTGCCATCATGCTAGTCAACCGACGCACCCCCGATGCCGCCGCTTCTAAACGGGGTCTGCGCAACACGGTTGGGGCTTTGGTCTGTATCAGCACCTTTGGATTGTTGACCAACGGGATCACCCGAGTCCCGTGGCCCCTCTCCAGCGAGGTGCCGATTGAGAACTCGGTCCTACAAATCGGTCAGCAGTTCTTCAGTAACTTCCTGTTGCCGTTTGAAGTAATCTCGATCCTACTCCTCGTGGCCTTGGTGGGAGCGATTATTCTTGCTCGCCGCGAATTTGTCCCTGACCGTACCGAGTCTGGGGATATGCCTCTAGTTCTGCCAGAGCGTCCCCACCCATCGTTAGATGAGCAGATGCCCCAACTGCCACCGGAGCCGGTATCCCGCCGCTAGTAGGGTTTTAGCTTGAATCGTAAACAGCGGGAGCAATCCATTTTTGCCCCCGCTTTATGATTTTTAACAAACCTGTTCTAGAAGATGACCTACGCTACTAAGAGGACGCTATCAGACAGTGCAGGAAGTTTAGGAGGTTTTTGTGACTACGGATCTAGCTTTACGACTGCGCGAGGGAACCCGTCAGGCTCATACCCTGGCAGAGAGTGCGGATTTCATCAAATGTTTCCTCAAAGGAGTCGTTGAGAAAACTTCGTACCGCAAACTCTTGGCTAATTTTTATTTCGTTTACGGGACCCTTGAAGCCGCTCTGGAGCAGCACCGCGACCATCCTATCCTCAAGTCGCTCCACCAACCGGTCCTCTTTCGTAAGCAGAGCCTAGAAAGGGATTTGAGCTACTACTACGGCAAGGACTGGCAAACTCAGGTTGCCCCTAGCCCCGCTTGTCGAGTCTATCTGGAGCGCATCCAGGAAATCTCCACCTGCGAGCCTACGCTCCTTATTGCGCACTGCTACACCCGTTACATGGGTGACCTGTCAGGGGGGCAGATCCTCAAAGGCATTGCCGAGCGGGGGATGAACCTCACGGGTGGTGAGGGCACGGCCTTTTATCGCTTTGAAGCGATCTCCGACGAAAAGGTCTTTAAAGCCAACTACCGCCAAACCCTGGATAGCCTTCCTCTGACTCCTGAGCAGGTGGAGGCTATTGTCCTTGAGGCCAACCGCTCCTTTCAGTTCAATATGGGGCTTTTCCAGGAACTAGAGGGTAGTCTGATCAAGGCTATCGGTCAAATGCTCTTTCATTCGCTCACCCGTCGCACCCCCAGGCAGCAGCCAGTGGTGGTAGTTGAGGGTTGAGTGCCGCTTGTTTCTGTGCGACACCTCTATCTTTCCGGCGGATTGGTTACTATCTGCCTATTTTCTATCGGATAGAGCGGGTAGAATAGGCGGGACACGGACGACTTGGCCCCTATGCCCTATCTAATAATTTACGATGGCGACTGTACGATGTGCGTCACGCTGGTTCAGGCGCTAGAGCGCTGGGACCAGGGGGGGCAGTTTGTCTATACCCCGATGCAGGACGCCCGTATCTTCGACCATTTCGCCCTTACCCCCCAGAACTGCACTCTGGGCCTTTTCCTGGTGGATCTAGATCAGCCTGAGGTGCGCTGGCAGGGGGCAGCGGCAGTGGAGGAGATTGGGCGCAGGTTACACGCCTGGATCGACCTTTATCGGGCTCTTCCTGGGTTCCAGACGGTGGGGGAGGGCCTTTATGGGTTAGTCCGTGACACCCGCTACGCACTGTGGGGCCGTCGCGACCAAACCTACTGGTCCTGTTATCCCTGGTCTACTAAAGTTGCTTCCCCTACCCCTACCTGAGCTGCCATGGCCCCCCAATTGTTTCCACTGGTAGCCCTCCGCGACGCTGTCATCTTTCCCTATTTAGTCTGCCCGCTGTTGATTGGCCGTCCTCGCTCGCTTAAGGCGGTAGATGAGGCTAGCCATAGCGATGACAAGCGGGTACTCCTGGTCACGCAGCGCGATTTGGAGCAGGAGGACCCCCGCGCCCAACACCTCTACCGGGTCGGGACGTTGGCCCAAATCCATCAATACGCCCGTCTGCCTGACGGTCCGGTGAAGATTTTGGTGGAGGGTCTTGAGCGGGTCCACATCACCCGCATTCGTCGTCGCGATCCCTGGTTTCAAGCCTATACCCAACCTTTTCTCGCCCCGGCTGAAGAGGAGCCCGAGCACCTGGAGGCTCTAAAACGGGTGGTTTTGGAGGACTTTGCCCGCTTTGTCGAAGTCCATCCGCGCATCCCAGAGCATATGGTCCGCTCCCTCAAAGAAGTCGAGGAACCAGCCCGCGTCGCGGATCTGCTCGCGGCTTTTTTGCAGGTCAAGCTACCGGTCAAGCAGCAACTGTTGGAGTTGCCCTCGGTGGCAGAGCGGCTGCTGAACGTAGGCCAGCATCTGCATCGGCAAGTCCAACTGCTGCATCTAGAACAGGACATCCAAAAGAAAGTCCACAGCCAGTTGGAGCGCTCCCAGAAAGAGTTCTTTCTGCGCGAACAACTCAAAGTTATCCAGGAAGAACTGGGAGACGACCTCGACGAGCTAGGAGAACTCAAGGCACGTCTGGCGGGTTGTAGCCTTCCTTCAGCCCATATGCCCCGCGTTCTGCGCGAAGTCAGACGCCTGGAGAAGCTCCCAGCTATGGCTCCCGAGGCGGGGATCCTGCGCAACTATCTAGAGTGTCTGGTGAGCCTACCCTGGCAGGGAACCCCTGCGGCTGGAGTAGACCTGGAGACAACCGAGCGCATTCTGGAGGCGGAGCACTATGGCCTCAAAAAAGTCACCGAGCGGATCCTCGAATTCCTGGCTGTAGACCAACTGCTTACCCTCAGACCCGAAGCGCCACACCGCCATCAGCCGACCATTCTCTGTCTGGTCGGGCCGCCTGGAGTGGGCAAGAGTTCCCTGGCCCAGGCAATAGCCCGAGGTCTGGGACGAACTTTTGGGCGGGTGAGTCTAGGTGGGGTCCATGACGAAGCAGAAATTCGGGGCCATCGCCGCACGTATATCGGGGCGATGCCCGGCAAAATTCTCCAGGCCCTGCGGGATGTAGGGGCGCGCAACCCCGTCTTACTCCTCGATGAGATTGACAAATTGGGCCGCTCGCTCCAGGGTGACCCGGCAGCGGCACTCCTGGAAGTCCTTGACCCGGAGCAAAATCAGGAATTTGTAGACCATTTTGTCGAGGTCCCCTTCAACCTACAAGAAGTCTTTTTTATCTGCACAGCCAACAGCACCGACACCATTCCTACCCCACTGTTGGA encodes:
- a CDS encoding TonB family protein, whose translation is MTNALYDSSLAGEQKSTSAADAALWHRFAAWGLDLAFEVALPYLLVVSGYVGFKGLQSLINNLPFSLDKGFTEVLFPTSLWAAFKQIDGTDPDSLNQTLALGTLFNSLQELLIIPIATLVLWVVFFAVNRLLLPTVRGKTLGKQLMGLRIETEKGEKPGFGSIFLRHVIGQAISSFFFLGYVYALVSSERRTWHDYIAGTRVVQEQRYQPQLNGNSAISSALVHLESFVLAIFFVYFLKLLVIWLRILGVPIPAILLPEQQPPAPPIEFTLVEPTPNQGKKPSQAKRRSAVTSVAAGKRDPKQPVAEGSPASRPSTPKRTPRPQEPKPEPKPREEATALPKPPTPAATQPKPVDVPPDVVTTPAPAPVSVAPEQPRRTRASQALGDTLASNPSPTPPVRASRTSNAGSLGSPLSVGSNNKQGTGPGGRGNSQLFNPDRSGEGDPGIDSAQDVDFGPYMNQLQRRVKRAWFAPEQSNSRRTVLRFTIERNGQVSELKVSRSSGNATSDQAAIDAVRRAAPFPPLPSAYRGDEIEITFTFDINVFGGEADTGSSRRGY
- the nuoI gene encoding NADH-quinone oxidoreductase subunit NuoI produces the protein MKFLEKIGSYAKDVLDSAKYLGQGLGLVFDHMRRHNIVVQYPYEKVIPSERFRGRIHFEQPKCISCEVCVRVCPINLPVVDWEFNKATKKKELNSYSIDFGVCIFCGNCVEYCPTNCLSMTEEYELSVYDRHELNFDDVALGRLPARVLDDPLVVAQKEFAYLPKGEINTSEYTQKFGTKGRRAGQLPSERVTSETLPPQEGA
- a CDS encoding NADH-quinone oxidoreductase subunit J — encoded protein: MELGEGVRLISFGVLALIVLGGALGVVLVPSMVHAAFLLGFVFVGMAGMYVLLNADFVAAAQILIYVGAVNVLLLFAIMLVNRRTPDAAASKRGLRNTVGALVCISTFGLLTNGITRVPWPLSSEVPIENSVLQIGQQFFSNFLLPFEVISILLLVALVGAIILARREFVPDRTESGDMPLVLPERPHPSLDEQMPQLPPEPVSRR
- a CDS encoding biliverdin-producing heme oxygenase; the encoded protein is MTTDLALRLREGTRQAHTLAESADFIKCFLKGVVEKTSYRKLLANFYFVYGTLEAALEQHRDHPILKSLHQPVLFRKQSLERDLSYYYGKDWQTQVAPSPACRVYLERIQEISTCEPTLLIAHCYTRYMGDLSGGQILKGIAERGMNLTGGEGTAFYRFEAISDEKVFKANYRQTLDSLPLTPEQVEAIVLEANRSFQFNMGLFQELEGSLIKAIGQMLFHSLTRRTPRQQPVVVVEG
- a CDS encoding thiol-disulfide oxidoreductase DCC family protein; translation: MPYLIIYDGDCTMCVTLVQALERWDQGGQFVYTPMQDARIFDHFALTPQNCTLGLFLVDLDQPEVRWQGAAAVEEIGRRLHAWIDLYRALPGFQTVGEGLYGLVRDTRYALWGRRDQTYWSCYPWSTKVASPTPT
- the lon gene encoding endopeptidase La, with amino-acid sequence MAPQLFPLVALRDAVIFPYLVCPLLIGRPRSLKAVDEASHSDDKRVLLVTQRDLEQEDPRAQHLYRVGTLAQIHQYARLPDGPVKILVEGLERVHITRIRRRDPWFQAYTQPFLAPAEEEPEHLEALKRVVLEDFARFVEVHPRIPEHMVRSLKEVEEPARVADLLAAFLQVKLPVKQQLLELPSVAERLLNVGQHLHRQVQLLHLEQDIQKKVHSQLERSQKEFFLREQLKVIQEELGDDLDELGELKARLAGCSLPSAHMPRVLREVRRLEKLPAMAPEAGILRNYLECLVSLPWQGTPAAGVDLETTERILEAEHYGLKKVTERILEFLAVDQLLTLRPEAPHRHQPTILCLVGPPGVGKSSLAQAIARGLGRTFGRVSLGGVHDEAEIRGHRRTYIGAMPGKILQALRDVGARNPVLLLDEIDKLGRSLQGDPAAALLEVLDPEQNQEFVDHFVEVPFNLQEVFFICTANSTDTIPTPLLDRLEVIQLSGYTEGEKLAIARQHLLPKQLNRHGLSTRQIQIQQPALAHLVRQYTREAGVRGLERSLGALCRKVARQVLKDSHHGTTITLSNLQKYLGIPPYPPEERPHTTQVGVCSGLAWTPYGGCTLQIEVNVMPGQGKLQLTGQLGEVMKESAQAAFSYIRAHCDELGIPTHFPKEVDVHIHIPEGATPKDGPSAGIAMATAMVSALTGRPVRHEIAMTGEITLRGSVLAIGGLKEKSLAAYRSGLKKVFLPKSNQRDLADLPREVAQSVVFIPVEHLSEVLALALERPG